The nucleotide sequence ATACTGGCGCAGCGCGACTTTATCGTCTGTGCAGGGCAGGGGGCAGGGCAGCGCCCCGGCGGCAACCACCGCGTCTATGTACTTGTCGCGCACGTGAAACTGATGATAGCTGCCCAACTGCATATAGTTCATGCTCAGGCCGATCAGGGGTCGTGGCATGGGATACCTCGCGTTCGTTGTTTGTCTCGCTCACCCATACTGCAGGGCCTAACCTGTCAAGCTGATTCTCGCCGAAAACACAATGTTTTGCCCTCTAAATCCTTAATCGCCCCGGTCAGGACGGTAAGGGTTGATATCCATGGCCAGGCAGGATCATGCTGTCGAAAAGTCAGGCGAAGATGGATAAGTGGCTAACAAACTAAACTTTAGGGCGTTTTATCGGGAGATAATTTGCAGAAAACAAAAGAGGGGCCAAACTCAGTTCAGCCAGGCGGGATCGATGTTGGGCGGGCTTTCGGGATCAGGGTCGTAGATCTCAAAATGTTCGGTGTCGAGCACATAGTAGATCTCGATCCCAGCCTTGCCAAAGGCGCGGTTGCTGATGGCGGTGATGGTGCCGTCGTTCGACCATTCGAAGCTGAATTGGTCGGTGTCGGCCTCCGCGGGGTCCATGAACGTGTCCAGGCTCATGGGCCAGTCGCCGTAGTCATCCTGCTCCCGGTATTCGCGGGCTTTTCTGGCGATGGTGCTGAAGCGGGGCCGGATCGCGCGGACGGCGTTTTCAGCCTCCCTGAGCTGCTGGGCGGCTATGTTGGCCTCGATCTCCTCCTCGCTGAGCGCTTCCTCTGCGGAAACCACTTCTTCGGCGGTTTCCTCTGCCACCGTTTCTTCAGCTCTGGGTTGGACGAGGTTGGGATTGATATCCAGCAATGCTTTGAGCGTGAAACCGAGCGTGGCCAGGATGATGGCGATGATGAGGATGACGAGGAAGGCGCGCAGGCCGGCCGGCATTTTCTTTTTAGGGGCCGGAGGAATGGGTGTGGGGGCCACAGGCGCGATGGGAACAGGTTTATCGGTAAAGGGCAGGGCGGTGGTGATGGAACCCAGGGAACCGGTATCCAGGGCTTTGATGGCATCGGCAGCGCTGGGGCGCAGCGAAGGTTCTTTGGCGGTCATAGCGTACAGCAGGTCCACGATGAGGTCGGACATGTAGGGGTAATGCTCCCTTGGATGGGGCAGGGGGCGCTCCACGATCTCTTTTTCGATGAGGAAATCACTCTCGGTTTCGGTGCTGAAGGGCAGGCGCCCGGTGAGCATCTCGTAGAGGACCACGCCGGTGG is from Candidatus Cloacimonadota bacterium and encodes:
- a CDS encoding serine/threonine protein kinase, producing MILKPGDLIRNYRVLDYIGEGGMGKVYAAEEELLGRKVAIKMLDPAVTHQEHFRQRFINEARILSQLQHPHIVGLFTFFLEQESYFMVMEYAEGQTLRDLIATIGPVPEQRTRRILRQILAALDYAQTKGVVHRDIKPSNIMIGDRDDLKILDFGVARILANPQSTLTGSRLGTIYYMSPEQVRSPRDVDSRSDIYSTGVVLYEMLTGRLPFSTETESDFLIEKEIVERPLPHPREHYPYMSDLIVDLLYAMTAKEPSLRPSAADAIKALDTGSLGSITTALPFTDKPVPIAPVAPTPIPPAPKKKMPAGLRAFLVILIIAIILATLGFTLKALLDINPNLVQPRAEETVAEETAEEVVSAEEALSEEEIEANIAAQQLREAENAVRAIRPRFSTIARKAREYREQDDYGDWPMSLDTFMDPAEADTDQFSFEWSNDGTITAISNRAFGKAGIEIYYVLDTEHFEIYDPDPESPPNIDPAWLN